The following are from one region of the Vulgatibacter sp. genome:
- a CDS encoding DUF4215 domain-containing protein: MAVGRIIGLVVLSLQLAGCGDEPDIVCEVASCENVCGDGVVSAGVDECDDANDDEGDACLPTCTLDRCGDGIVHADTEECDDGNEDESDACLRTCTLARCGDGVVHAGVEECDEGERNSDAGPGTCRSNCTLPRCGDGAVDPGESCDDGNTVDDDGCDADCSFPDVVQLVSGSGSNCVLFDAGNVRCWGSNAFGELGYGHSERIGDDEPAGAFGDVDIGGRAVQIAMGSRHTCVLLESGSVRCWGQNWRGQLGPDVTDDVLGDEPGEMPPPDLPIGGPAVGIFASPWHTCVVRDDGDVRCWGKPPVDRIPGLENVDEVGVVRQLVFGAWHACALLDPGSVRCWTTTVTGYHGYGHTNSVALEDADVVDVGGTVVQLDLSGEHTCAVLESGAVHCWGNGADGRLGYGSVENVGDDETPRDAGAVGLGEPAVQVAAGEFHSCALLASGRVRCWGQLWYGQLGYGDRFPRTAQGGAPLALGDEAGEMPPPEVDVGGRVVQISAGASHTCALLDHGGVRCWGGGGYDYQLGYGRPISLDEPPASAGDVPLYANEPPP, encoded by the coding sequence TTGGCGGTAGGACGGATCATCGGTCTCGTTGTGCTGTCGTTGCAGCTCGCAGGCTGCGGCGACGAGCCGGACATCGTCTGCGAAGTCGCCTCCTGTGAAAACGTCTGCGGAGACGGGGTCGTGTCGGCAGGGGTCGACGAATGCGACGACGCCAACGACGACGAGGGAGATGCTTGTCTGCCTACTTGCACACTCGACCGGTGTGGAGATGGAATCGTCCATGCCGACACGGAGGAATGCGACGACGGTAACGAGGACGAATCAGACGCTTGCTTGCGCACTTGCACGCTCGCCCGGTGCGGCGATGGAGTCGTCCACGCCGGGGTGGAGGAATGCGACGAGGGAGAGCGCAACTCCGATGCCGGCCCGGGTACTTGTCGCAGCAACTGTACGCTTCCGCGTTGCGGCGACGGCGCCGTCGACCCGGGCGAATCCTGCGATGACGGGAACACGGTTGACGACGACGGCTGTGACGCCGATTGCAGCTTCCCCGATGTGGTCCAGCTCGTTTCGGGTTCCGGGAGCAACTGCGTCCTCTTCGACGCGGGCAACGTGCGTTGTTGGGGGTCGAACGCATTCGGCGAGCTCGGCTACGGGCATTCGGAGCGCATCGGCGACGACGAGCCCGCGGGTGCCTTCGGCGATGTCGATATCGGCGGGCGAGCGGTGCAGATCGCGATGGGAAGCAGGCACACCTGCGTGTTGCTCGAATCGGGGAGCGTCCGCTGCTGGGGGCAGAACTGGAGGGGCCAACTCGGCCCTGATGTCACGGATGACGTCCTCGGCGACGAGCCGGGAGAGATGCCGCCACCCGATTTGCCGATCGGCGGCCCCGCCGTGGGGATCTTCGCGAGCCCCTGGCACACCTGTGTAGTGCGTGACGACGGGGATGTCCGCTGCTGGGGAAAGCCGCCTGTCGACCGGATCCCGGGGTTGGAGAACGTCGATGAGGTTGGCGTCGTCCGCCAGCTCGTGTTCGGGGCTTGGCATGCCTGCGCACTGCTCGACCCCGGCAGCGTCAGGTGTTGGACCACGACGGTCACCGGATACCATGGCTACGGCCACACGAACTCGGTCGCACTGGAGGATGCGGATGTCGTGGACGTAGGTGGCACCGTCGTCCAACTCGATTTGTCTGGCGAACATACCTGCGCCGTGCTCGAGAGCGGCGCGGTGCATTGCTGGGGAAACGGCGCAGACGGCAGGCTCGGCTACGGAAGCGTCGAGAACGTCGGCGATGACGAGACGCCCAGGGACGCAGGCGCCGTCGGCCTGGGCGAGCCGGCGGTGCAGGTCGCCGCGGGCGAATTCCATTCCTGTGCGCTGCTGGCTTCCGGGAGGGTGCGCTGCTGGGGGCAATTGTGGTATGGCCAGCTCGGCTACGGAGATCGGTTCCCCCGGACCGCTCAAGGCGGTGCCCCCCTCGCCCTCGGCGACGAAGCTGGCGAGATGCCACCGCCCGAGGTGGACGTCGGTGGACGAGTTGTCCAGATTTCGGCTGGTGCTTCCCACACCTGCGCTCTCCTCGATCACGGCGGGGTGCGGTGCTGGGGCGGCGGTGGCTACGACTACCAGCTTGGATACGGCCGACCCATTAGCTTGGACGAGCCCCCGGCCAGCGCGGGTGACGTACCGCTCTATGCGAACGAGCCGCCACCGTGA